TATGTGCCCAATATAGTCATATTATTCAAAAAATTCGAAATGAGGTGTCCTATGATCGCTGAAACATTAAGTATACAAGGTAATGATATATACAGAGATGAACACATTACGGTTCGATATGTTTCTGGAGAGGTTACTATAGAATGTACCTATAATCATGTTTATGGATTGGGAGAGCGTTATAACCACATCAACCATAAGGGGAAAAAGGTAGAAAATGTTGTGGAGGAACAGTTTTGCCATCAAGGGGAGAAGACATATTTCCCATTACCCTTTTTTATGCTGGATAATGGCTATGGCTTTTTTGTTGAATCGAAAAAAGAACTTAGCTTTGATTTAGATATGCCAATGCATATAAAAAATTTGGATGTTAAAAAAGATAGACTTGTTATCTTTAAGGGAAGTTATAAAGAATGTATCAAAGACTTTTTGACGTTGACGGGAGCGACCAAAAAAGCACCCGATTGGGTCTTTGGTCCTTGGATATCTGCACATCGATGGAATTCACAAAAAATGGTTGAAGCGGTTCAAGAAAAACTACGTACGATGGACTTCCCCATCACAGCCCTTGTCTTAGAACAATGGTCCGATGAAGCAACCTTCTATATTTTTAACGGTGCAACCTATCCAGACAAAGAGGTGCTCGCATATGAAGATTTTTCTTTTGAGCATAGCCCTTGGCCAGATCCAAAGGCAATGATAGATAAATTACATGACGATGGCATCAAGTTGCTATTGTGGCAATGTCCTGTCGTTAAATATATTCCAGAAGAAGAACCCTATAACCTACGCCATGCGAAAGAATGGGAAAGGGCTCAAAAGGAACGCCTTGTGTTATGGGCAGAAGATAAGCCGTACTTTATTCCAAAAGGGCATTGGTTTAATGGATCCATGGTTCCGGATTTTACCAATCCCCAGGCAAATCAATGGTGGTTTAATAATCGGCAGTATTTATTGGATATTGGAGTCGATGGCTTTAAGACTGATGGAGGAGAATTCATCTATAGCGAAGTGACAAATCATGTACAAGAAAATCAACAAGAGCTTAAGAATAATTATTCCTTGGAATATGTGCGCGCCTATTCTCAATTTTTAGGAGACAATCGCGTGGCCTTTAGTCGCGCGGGTTATGTTGGTCAGCAGACATACTCCTTACAGTGGGCGGGGGATCAAAAATCGACCTATGATGAACTGAAGGCAATTTATCGAGCTGGGATTAATGCAAGTCTATGTGGACAAATGCATTGGGGATTTGATATCGGTGGATTCGCAGGAGAATTACCTTCCCTCGATCTGTACTACCGTGCAAATCAGCTGGCGCTTTTTTCACCAATTATGCAGGTACATTCTGAACCGGTTGGAGGGCAGTTTTCTGCAACAGATCCTACACGCGCCTTTAATAATGAACGTACGCCTTGGAATATGGCTGGAAATGATGGAGAAGTTCTAGATGATATTCGCAGGATATATAACATGCGTATGAACTTATTGCCCTATATTTACTGTGAATATTTAAAAGCCTTGGAACAAAAAACTACTTTGATGAAGCATATGAATATTGATTATGTAGGCGTTTTTCCAGAAGAGCAATTTCTCTTTGGCGATTTAATCATTGCGCCGATACTTAGTAAAGATCAATCTAAAGTTCAGGTGGTATTACCAGAAGGTGACTATTACGACCTTTTTACACAGAAAAAGGTTAGCGATAAGGTTTTCATGGATCACTTATCCATAAAAGACATGGCAGCTTTTGTTCCTGAGGGAACAGCTATCGTTACACAAAAATCAACATTGATGCCTGAATCCATGACCAATGCCCTAGAGATGGACACCTTATATTTTCACTTGTATGGAGAAACGGGAACCTATAATTATAAGGACAAAAACAATGCACTAACCATAACCTGGACATCCTCAGAGGTCAATATTGAAGGTGACCAAACAAGTCAAATAAACTGGCAGCGTGTGCTATAAAGGTATAACATCACAAGATACGGTCACATTCATATGAATGTGACCGTTTTAATTGAATAAATATTGACATGCTTCTTAATACGTAATATATTACTTATAAAGAGTCAGACATTACGTATTTGGAGGATTAGCTATGGATGAGCATCGTATTGAAGTAGAACGTGAAGTTTTAGTATATTTTTTTCAATTATCAAACAGACTACAGGTTCTTCTAGACCAGCAACTTAAACCGGATCATTTAACAGCCAAGCAATTATTCATGATGATTGTTGTGGACTCGTTTGAGACCGCACCAGGTTTTTCACAAATAAGCGAACGCTTTGGAACAAGCAGGCAAAATGTAAAACAGCTGCTCTTAAAGCTGGAAAAAAATAGGTATGTAAAAATATATACAGATCAAGAGGATGCAAGGTATAAACGGGTACAACTTACACCGAAAGCAAAGAAGTATTGGAAACAAAGAGATCAACGAGATCTTTTTATGCTTAATAATATGTTTCAGAATATACGGATGCAAGAGATGCAAAAAGTTCAAGAAACCTTAAAAAAAGTAGACGAAAATATACAGGTGCTAAGTGGAGAAGGAAGGGAGCGTGAACTCCATGAAAACTAAGAAAAGATATCTTGAGCTCGTAAAATCAGCCAGTGACAATCAAGAGCAGCGACCGAATAACCAACGACCGGAAAAGATAACACAAGCAGATATACTAAAGCTTCCCCAACCTATCCAAAAGTACTTAAATTATGTAGGGGTGGTTGGGACAGAAAAAGTGGTAAACTTTAAAGCGCAGATTGAAGGAACATTAACCTTAAAACCTAAAGCTGAGCCGTTGCCATACATAGGAGAACAGTCGAATTTTATTGTGCAAGGGATTCGATTGTTCTATATGGAGGTATCGATGAAAAAGATAAAGCTCTATGGGCTCCACCACTTTGATCAAGAAGACGCACGTATGCAAATCAAGGTGTTTGACCTTTTTCAGGTAGTCAATGAAAATGGACAGCATATGCGTGAGGCTGAGACGGTAACTTTTTTTAATGATATGGTACTCTTTGTCCCCCAAACTTTGATTAGTGATCAAATCCAATGGAAGGAACTGGATGATTTTCATGTGGAAGCAACCTTCACCCACAATAATATTTGCATAAAGGCTATACTCATCTTTGACGCGCTAGGGCGTATTATAGATTTCACCTCAGACGATCGTTGGGTACGTGAAAAAGGAGGCGTTATGAAGCAAGTTCCATGGTCAACACCGATTTCAAAATACCAAACGATTAATGGGTTACACCTGCCTGCATATGGAGAGGCTGTTTGGCATTATCCAGAAGGAAAATTTAGTTACATAACACTGTTCATAAAAAATATTATATATAATTTTTGATAATTAATTTAAAAAAGGTATCGAAAAATGTATTTACCTGCGTATAGTATAGTGAAACATAATGAAGATGTATTTTACGAAATGGAGAGTGGAATAATGAAAAACAAAGTTACAAAGGTATTATCATTGGTTTTAATGTTTGCACTGTTACTATCGCAGGTGGCATATGCCAAGCCTCAAGGCAATGGACGTGAGTTTGCGCCAGGGCAACTTAAAAAGATGGAAGGCTATACAAACTTTTCACAAAGCCGAATTCGTGTGCGCGATCAATGGATGAACTATGATGAAATGCCGGTATTAAAACATAACCGTACGTTGATTCCGGTAAGAGCGATTACGGAAGCATTAGGATGTGAAGTTTTATGGTTTAACCCATATGCAGTCATCGTAAATCCAGAAGAAGATATGCTAATTATCTTTGATTTAGCAACCAATATTAAGCACGAAGATGGAAAAACTTATGTGTTTGATGATGAAGACAACAATTTTGAAGAACTATTACAACATGTTCAAGAATTTGATGCTCGACTAGCAGATGAAGAAGATATCGAAGCGTTCTATGAAGAACTAGAGGATATGTTAGATGAAGATAATCTTGTTGCCCTTGACGTAGCACCGGGTTTGATTAATAATAGAACATATGTACCATTACGTTTTATTGCAGAGACATTTGGTCTTCGCGTTCGCTACAATGATGAGACAAAAGAAATTGATATTGATGATGAATTTGATACTCCGGTATTAGATCCAGATGAAGAAAAACTAGATGAACCAGAGGATGTTGTTATTCGTATCGATTTAAATGGTCATCGTTTTGAAGGTATTACATATGAAGATAAATTCTTAAAAGAAGACGTTGATTATACTACGACAACGTCAAGTGCCTTTATAGTTCGACTTCAAGAAGAATTTATTGAAGAACTTGAGGAAGAAAAAGTGACACTTGAATTTGTTTTTAAAAATGATGAAGATGAGGAAATTACAGTAGAGTTTGAATTAGTACTTGACTATATGGACCAAACACCAACAATTAGTGTTATGAGTATTGAATTTGATGAAGATGCATTTGAAGAGAGTTCATATGCGAACAAATATGGAAACCTTGTCATTGAGCTTGAATCAAATGGCTGGGATTTTGAAGGTATCTCTGGACTAGATGAAGACGATGAATACTATTTAAGTGCAAAAGAAGATGAAGTCATGATTACAAAAGAATACCTTAATGATCTGGATGACGGAGACTATGCACTTCAATTTGTTTTTGAAATGGATGATCTTGTTCATGTAGAATATCTGGAAATTGAGGTAAACTAGAAAGAAAAAAACATACCTAGGGTGAATTCGATGAGTAAAAAACTCGATAGTAAAATTATGCAATTAAAGAATACAGATAATCAAGAGCAGATTAATCAGCTCATCATAGACTATCAACCGTTTGTGTTGAATGTTATTACTGAGCTAAAAAAGAGCTATGTGGATATTGATAATGATGATGAATTTTCTGTAGGTTTAATGGCATTTTATGAAGCTCTAGAAAAATACAACGAGGCGCGTGGAGACTTTTTGAGCTTCGCTCGCCTCGTTATTGATAGTCGAATAAAAGATTACTGGGCACAGCAAAAGTCGGAAGCATCTATCGAAGAACTCGAAAGGCTAAGTACACACCAGGATGTTGAGGAAGAGGTATTGCTTCGAAAAGAAATCGAGGATTTTGAAAAAGTACTGAGACTTTTTGGCTTATCTTTTGAAAAATTGGTCGCCAGTTCTCCGAAGCATCAAGATACCAGAAAAAGAGCAAAAGAGATTGGGTTACGTGCATCCGAAGAACAAGACCTGATGACACACTTATATAACAAAAAAAGACTTCCTGTCACACAAATCTCACGAAGATTTCAAGTGAGTTTAGTTATCATTAAACGCAGTAAGATAATGATTACATCGATTATGATTATTGCTAAAGAAAAATTTGGTCGGATAATGGAATGGATTCAATGATAGAGGTGTTAAAAATGATCAAAAAAGGTCTTGTTGTAAAATTAGGAAAAGATTATATTATTGTTATGACCAATGAAGGAGAATATGAGAACATTGTTTTGCGGGAAAGGGTCACCTTAGGTTCAAAAATAATGTATACAGACAAGGATGTCCTTATTAATCCAACAACTACGTCGTACACAACAAAATACTATAGATATGCAGTCGCAGCAAGTATAGTCTTAATACTACTCGTTAGTTTGTTCGTTCGCTCAGCAGTTCTTTATCAAGAACAGCCACCGATGGAACAAACAGTCGCAACAATTATTGCAGTAGATATTAACCCGAGCTTTCAATTAATGGCTAATCCAGAAGATGTTATTATTCAAGTAAGAGCAATGAATAAAGATGCCAAGACAATAGATGGGGAAAGTGTCATAGGTTTAAATATAGAGGAAGCCATTGAGCAGATTGTATACTTGGCAGATGAGGCCCACTTTATCAATATCTCTGATGAAGATGAAGACTATATTCTTGTCACGGTAGTTTCTGCTGCAAATGGAGAAGCCATCATTCCAGAAGATGAGGCCATAGAACTTGATGCAGAGACCACTCAAATCAAAGTTGCTGAAATTAGAGAAAAAATCAATAGCAGTGCGATTTTAAACAAAGTGAATTTTGCAGTTATTTCTGCAACACAAAAACAGCTTGAAGAAGCTACACAAAAAGCAATACCTGCGGGACTATATGTTGCAGGTGTTCGTGAAGAAGTAACAGTAAAAGAGTATTTTTCTAAAGAAGAAAAAAAAGAAGCATTTAAAACGAATGGAAAAGTAATTGACAAAGAGGCGCTAAAAGAAGCGCTCAAAGAGGCGAAATCCACAGACAACAATGCGTTAAGAAGTGAAGAAAAACCAGGTCAAGACAAACGCCAAGACAAAGACAAGAATCAAGATAAAAATAAAGACAAGGACCAAGTCCAAGACAAAGACAAGGACCAAGTCCAAGATCAAGACAAGGACCAAGTCCAAGATCAGGATAAGGATAAAGTCCAAGATCAAGACAAGGACCAAGTCCAAGATCAGGACAAGGACCAAGTCCAAGATCAGGACAAGGATAAAGTCCAAGATCAAGACAAGGATAAAGTCCAAGATCAGGACAAGGACCAAGTCCAAGATCAGGATAAGGATAAAGTCCAAGATCAGGACAAGGACCAAGTCCAAGATCAGGACAAAGACCAAGTTCAAGATCAAACACAAGATGAGAAAAATAATGGAAAGCAAAATAATGGAAATGGAAATGCAAAGAATTAATGCTCAAATAAAGAGAGCCATTCACCATATCCTTCTTTTTCCATATCTTCAAGTGGGATAAAACGTAGGGCCGCACTATTGATACAGTAGCGCAAGCCTCCTCGATCAATGGGGCCGTCGTCAAAGACGTGCCCCAGATGGCTATCCCCAAGTTGTGAACGGACTTCGGTACGTTGCATATGATGACTATAGTCTTTTTTAAAATTTATGACTTCGGTTTCAATCGGTTGAGTAAAACTTGGCCAACCGCAACCGGAGTCATATTTATCTAGAGAAGTAAATAGAGGCTCACCACTTACAACATCCACATAGATTCCAGGAGCATCAGTATTATAGTAGGCATTGTTAAATGGGGGTTCTGTTTTATTTTGTTGTGTAATGGCATATTGCTCTTTGGTTAACATCTTTTTTAAGATATCATCACTAGGTTTTTTAAAATTATTGGAACGCATTTTATCACCTCTTCTAAGACACATAACGACCAAGTTACACTTCTTATTATATCGGACAACCACATTTTCGTAAAGAAAATAGGTGCTAGTGTGTATATGAAAAACCATGATATAATAAAGCGGTGAGAAAGTTTCATAGAACATGTAATAAAAGGAGATTGAAAATGCAAATACGTTTAGCTAAGTATGAGGATATAGAGACTATTATGGAAATATATGCATATGCCCGCGGCATCATGCAGCAGACAAAGAATCCAACCCAGTGGAAGGATAGCTATCCTTCGAAGCAATTAATTGAATCGGATATTAAAAATCAATACTGCTATGTAGGCGTCGATGATGCGAAGAAGCTTCGCTTTGTTTTTGCGTTCATCTGTGATGTGGATCCGACATATGGATATATTGAAGAAGGGCAGTGGCTCAATGATGAGCCCTATGGAACAATTCATCGAATTGCAAGCGATGGTCAAGTCAAGGGCGTGTTCAATCAATGCGTAGAATTTTGTCGTGAGCAGAAGGATAATATTCGTATAGATACTCATGCAGACAACAAAATCATGCAACATCAGATTCAAAAAAATGGATTTGTTAAGTGTGGAATTATATATGTAGAGGATAAGAGCCCGCGCTTAGCATATCAATGGACACGACTTCAATGAAAGCGGTAGGAGACATAATGACACGAACAATGAAAAAAAATGGCGAGAGCATAGATATTCAAGTTATACATAAAAAGCGTAAAACCCTAGGAATCTATATTGACGTATATGGAAATATAGAAGTACGAATCCCAAATCAAACGACGGAGAGTCAACTAGATGCATTTATTGAAAGTAAATGGACATGGATACAAAAAACTGCAAATGAGATGCGGGAAAAAACAAAGGGGTTCCAGAAAAAAGAATATATAGAAGGAGAGCGGTTTTTATATTTAGGTAAAGAATATCCTATACAAATCTTTAGCTCAGAAAATTATGCAGGTGTGGTGTTTGAAGAGAATGGATTTAATATTTATACGTTGCAACATGATGATGCGGTCATAAAAAAGCTCATGACCAAGTTCTATAAACAAGAATGTAAAAAAATTATAGAAAAACGGATTGCATTTTATCAGAAGTTTTTTTCGGTTAAACCAAGAAGCATAAAAATCTCAGCAAACAAAAAAACATGGGGGACATGCAACAGTCAACGAGAACTGACCTTTAATTGGAAATTGGCGATGGCTCCCATCGAGATTATTGATTATGTCGTTGTCCATGAAATGTGCCATATGATTCACTTAAATCATGACCGTTCATTTTGGCGGCTTGTAGGCAAGTATATAGCCGAATATGAAGCGTGCCAAGAGTGGCTAAGACAATCCCATTGGAAAATGGTTGTCTAGCCAAACTGAATCATCATCATAGAGAGAAAACCAGTAAAGAAGATGACGATTGCCATAATGATTTGATTAAAGGTAAGTTCCAACTCTTGTATTTTTGTAAATAAGCGCATGCGTAGGTAGACATATCGATAAAACAAAAATCCTACAAGCAAGGTGGCAAGGTAGATGAAGAACTTGCTAAAATAGTTTGAAGCTGAGACATATACATCAAAATCAAACATTACGCTCATAATCATTGGACCAAAGACTCCACCTAAAAAGCAGGTTGCTGCTAAAAGGAGAATAACAATCTTTTGATTCCAGGCAATATGAAAGCGCTTTTTAGAATGGCCGCCAAGCATCTGTGCATATTTGATGAAAATCAAAACCGTACCCATGTTTATTATAAAAAAGGCAAGTTCAAACAAAAACGAATCTCGCATACCGGCGTGTATCAGGTTTTTTGAAAAGTTTCCGTTAAATAAAGGCGCACCTGTGATTCCAAGGATTGCAAAAATGGACGCAATGGAGACATAAGGCATGCGCTTAAAGACGCCGCGGATCTCCCGAATATCACGCGTATGATATTCGTCAACAATAATACCCGCAGTTAAAAACAATGTTGACTTAAAAATAGCATGATTTAGTATGTGGTAGATGGCACCCCAATAACCGTATGTCGAATCAAGTGATAGACCAAAGACAATAACACCGATTTGACTCACGGTGCTGTAGGCAAGAATCAACTTGATGTCTGTTTGGCTAAGAGCAAAAACCCACCCGATAACCGCCGTTAAAAATCCAAAAATCATAAAAATCAGCATCTCATCAAAAACAGGATGAAAGAGATTGGTAATACGTATAAAGAGATATACGCCACCTTTAACATATAAACCTGAAAGGATGGCAGAGATAATGGAAGGTGCACTTGCAGTACCGTGAGCCTTTGGAAGCCAGCTAAATAAAGGCATAATTGCTGATTTTAAGTCAACCGCCGTAATCAGCAAGACAAAGGGGAGGATAAGGGTACGTGAATCTTCTACTAGAGGCAAGCGTTCGCTTAATAAGGTTAAATCTGTTGTGCCAAA
This sequence is a window from Vallitaleaceae bacterium 9-2. Protein-coding genes within it:
- a CDS encoding glycoside hydrolase family 31 protein; its protein translation is MIAETLSIQGNDIYRDEHITVRYVSGEVTIECTYNHVYGLGERYNHINHKGKKVENVVEEQFCHQGEKTYFPLPFFMLDNGYGFFVESKKELSFDLDMPMHIKNLDVKKDRLVIFKGSYKECIKDFLTLTGATKKAPDWVFGPWISAHRWNSQKMVEAVQEKLRTMDFPITALVLEQWSDEATFYIFNGATYPDKEVLAYEDFSFEHSPWPDPKAMIDKLHDDGIKLLLWQCPVVKYIPEEEPYNLRHAKEWERAQKERLVLWAEDKPYFIPKGHWFNGSMVPDFTNPQANQWWFNNRQYLLDIGVDGFKTDGGEFIYSEVTNHVQENQQELKNNYSLEYVRAYSQFLGDNRVAFSRAGYVGQQTYSLQWAGDQKSTYDELKAIYRAGINASLCGQMHWGFDIGGFAGELPSLDLYYRANQLALFSPIMQVHSEPVGGQFSATDPTRAFNNERTPWNMAGNDGEVLDDIRRIYNMRMNLLPYIYCEYLKALEQKTTLMKHMNIDYVGVFPEEQFLFGDLIIAPILSKDQSKVQVVLPEGDYYDLFTQKKVSDKVFMDHLSIKDMAAFVPEGTAIVTQKSTLMPESMTNALEMDTLYFHLYGETGTYNYKDKNNALTITWTSSEVNIEGDQTSQINWQRVL
- a CDS encoding winged helix DNA-binding protein is translated as MDEHRIEVEREVLVYFFQLSNRLQVLLDQQLKPDHLTAKQLFMMIVVDSFETAPGFSQISERFGTSRQNVKQLLLKLEKNRYVKIYTDQEDARYKRVQLTPKAKKYWKQRDQRDLFMLNNMFQNIRMQEMQKVQETLKKVDENIQVLSGEGRERELHEN
- a CDS encoding stalk domain-containing protein; the encoded protein is MKNKVTKVLSLVLMFALLLSQVAYAKPQGNGREFAPGQLKKMEGYTNFSQSRIRVRDQWMNYDEMPVLKHNRTLIPVRAITEALGCEVLWFNPYAVIVNPEEDMLIIFDLATNIKHEDGKTYVFDDEDNNFEELLQHVQEFDARLADEEDIEAFYEELEDMLDEDNLVALDVAPGLINNRTYVPLRFIAETFGLRVRYNDETKEIDIDDEFDTPVLDPDEEKLDEPEDVVIRIDLNGHRFEGITYEDKFLKEDVDYTTTTSSAFIVRLQEEFIEELEEEKVTLEFVFKNDEDEEITVEFELVLDYMDQTPTISVMSIEFDEDAFEESSYANKYGNLVIELESNGWDFEGISGLDEDDEYYLSAKEDEVMITKEYLNDLDDGDYALQFVFEMDDLVHVEYLEIEVN
- a CDS encoding sigma factor, with the translated sequence MSKKLDSKIMQLKNTDNQEQINQLIIDYQPFVLNVITELKKSYVDIDNDDEFSVGLMAFYEALEKYNEARGDFLSFARLVIDSRIKDYWAQQKSEASIEELERLSTHQDVEEEVLLRKEIEDFEKVLRLFGLSFEKLVASSPKHQDTRKRAKEIGLRASEEQDLMTHLYNKKRLPVTQISRRFQVSLVIIKRSKIMITSIMIIAKEKFGRIMEWIQ
- the msrB gene encoding peptide-methionine (R)-S-oxide reductase MsrB, with product MRSNNFKKPSDDILKKMLTKEQYAITQQNKTEPPFNNAYYNTDAPGIYVDVVSGEPLFTSLDKYDSGCGWPSFTQPIETEVINFKKDYSHHMQRTEVRSQLGDSHLGHVFDDGPIDRGGLRYCINSAALRFIPLEDMEKEGYGEWLSLFEH
- a CDS encoding N-acetyltransferase, which produces MQIRLAKYEDIETIMEIYAYARGIMQQTKNPTQWKDSYPSKQLIESDIKNQYCYVGVDDAKKLRFVFAFICDVDPTYGYIEEGQWLNDEPYGTIHRIASDGQVKGVFNQCVEFCREQKDNIRIDTHADNKIMQHQIQKNGFVKCGIIYVEDKSPRLAYQWTRLQ
- a CDS encoding SprT family zinc-dependent metalloprotease; its protein translation is MTRTMKKNGESIDIQVIHKKRKTLGIYIDVYGNIEVRIPNQTTESQLDAFIESKWTWIQKTANEMREKTKGFQKKEYIEGERFLYLGKEYPIQIFSSENYAGVVFEENGFNIYTLQHDDAVIKKLMTKFYKQECKKIIEKRIAFYQKFFSVKPRSIKISANKKTWGTCNSQRELTFNWKLAMAPIEIIDYVVVHEMCHMIHLNHDRSFWRLVGKYIAEYEACQEWLRQSHWKMVV
- a CDS encoding proton-conducting transporter membrane subunit, translating into MALYWFVVLPLIIALVSYLSHSRQTKIIVLLIQVAFFILSIVNFIDVRFHGTKLEVVGGYDMGIGIALKADLFSSVMVSLTIFLFSCMLLYNYKKSYVNHLFLFLFIALQGLISGIFLSNDLFNIYVMIEVSTIVVTILIVFKKDSKSIYDGIVYLFTNLASMTLFLFGIGYIYKIFGTTDLTLLSERLPLVEDSRTLILPFVLLITAVDLKSAIMPLFSWLPKAHGTASAPSIISAILSGLYVKGGVYLFIRITNLFHPVFDEMLIFMIFGFLTAVIGWVFALSQTDIKLILAYSTVSQIGVIVFGLSLDSTYGYWGAIYHILNHAIFKSTLFLTAGIIVDEYHTRDIREIRGVFKRMPYVSIASIFAILGITGAPLFNGNFSKNLIHAGMRDSFLFELAFFIINMGTVLIFIKYAQMLGGHSKKRFHIAWNQKIVILLLAATCFLGGVFGPMIMSVMFDFDVYVSASNYFSKFFIYLATLLVGFLFYRYVYLRMRLFTKIQELELTFNQIIMAIVIFFTGFLSMMMIQFG